A region of Lycium barbarum isolate Lr01 chromosome 1, ASM1917538v2, whole genome shotgun sequence DNA encodes the following proteins:
- the LOC132608340 gene encoding secoisolariciresinol dehydrogenase-like isoform X2, with protein sequence MITGAASGIGKETAAKFISHGAKVIIADIQRRLGQETASELGLNATFVPCDVTKESDISDVVDFAVSKHGQLDIMYNNAGIACRTPLSVVDLDLARFDQVMAINIRGVVAGIKHAARVMIPRGSGCILCTGSVTGVMGGLAQPTYSTTKSCVIGIVRSITGELCKNGIRINCISPFAIPTAFSLDEMKGYFPGLEPEDLTKILHGASELKGAYCEPIDVANAALFLASEDAKFISGQNLVVDGGFTSFKSLNLSHLVQ encoded by the exons ATGATCACAGGTGCTGCAAGTGGCATAGGAAAAGAAACCGCCGCTAAATTCATCAGCCATGGTGCCAAGGTGATAATAGCTGATATACAAAGGCGGCTCGGCCAAGAAACGGCAAGTGAGCTCGGACTAAACGCCACGTTTGTGCCATGCGACGTCACAAAAGAATCTGACATTTCCGACGTTGTGGATTTTGCCGTTTCCAAACATGGACAACTCGACATAATGTACAACAATGCAG GGATAGCATGCCGAACTCCGCTGAGCGTAGTGGACCTTGACCTTGCCCGATTCGACCAAGTCATGGCCATCAATATCCGAGGCGTAGTGGCGGGGATCAAGCACGCCGCTCGGGTGATGATCCCACGGGGAAGTGGTTGCATTTTGTGCACGGGCAGCGTGACCGGTGTGATGGGAGGGCTAGCACAGCCTACTTATTCAACGACCAAATCATGCGTAATAGGAATTGTGAGGTCCATTACAGGGGAGCTGTGCAAGAATGGAATAAGAATCAATTGCATATCTCCATTTGCCATTCCAACAGCCTTTTCGTTGGACGAGATGAAAGGCTACTTCCCAGGGCTGGAACCTGAGGATCTTACTAAAATTTTACACGGTGCTAGTGAGCTCAAAGGAGCATATTGTGAGCCCATTGATGTAGCCAATGCTGCTCTTTTCTTGGCTAGTGAAGATGCCAAGTTTATTAGTGGCCAAAATCTCGTGGTAGATGGTGGTTTCACCTCGTTTAAAAGTTTAAACTTATCCCATCTAGTACAATAA
- the LOC132608316 gene encoding RNA-binding protein BRN1-like isoform X2, which produces MMKASSPLQVKYADGELERLEHKLFVGMLPKNVSDPEVSSLFSQYGTITDLQILRGSQQTGRGYAFLKYEKKEQAIAAVEALNGKHTMEGSTVPLVVKWADTERERQARRAQKAFSQASNASNSGQHPSLYGSLSMGYMPPYNGYGYQTPGTYGLMQYRQPSVQNQPSFQNTVPSIDQRGTLRGVAPGLTPGIIPRNYAMSPGSYLASAYRAVQGLQYPMRYAGGIPGYLPPYTANRHSAASSDVSSNTGGQVEGPPGANLFIYHIPQEFGDQELANTFQQFGTVLSAKVFVDKVTGVSKCFGFVSYDSPDAAQSAIKMMNGFQLDGKKLKVQLKRENKQNKPY; this is translated from the exons ATGATGAAG GCTTCTAGTCCGTTGCAAGTGAAGTATGCTGATGGCGAGTTGGAAAGGCTAG AGCACAAGCTTTTTGTGGGTATGTTGCCAAAGAATGTTTCTGACCCCGAAGTCTCCTCCTTATTCTCCCAATATGGGACCATTACAGATTTGCAAATTCTCAGAGGTTCTCAGCAAACTGGTAGAG GATATGCTTTCCTGAAGTATGAGAAAAAAGAACAAGCAATTGCAGCAGTAGAGGCCCTTAATGGAAAGCATACCATGGAG GGTTCAACTGTCCCTTTGGTGGTCAAGTGGGCAGATACAGAAAGGGAAAGGCAAGCTAGGAGGGCTCAGAAAGCTTTCTCTCAGGCATCTAATGCTTCCAACTCTGGACAGCATCCGTCTTTATATGGATCTCTATCCATGGGTTATATGCCACCATATAATGGCTATGGTTATCAG ACTCCTGGGACATATGGGCTCATGCAGTACCGTCAACCATCAGTACAGAATCAACCTTCATTTCAGAATACGGTTCCATCCATAGACCAACGAGGTACTCTACGTGGAGTTGCACCTGGTCTAACACCTGGAATTATCCCAAGAAATTATGCCATGTCACCTGGAAGCTATCTGGCATCTGCTTACAGGGCTGTACAAGGGCTTCAATATCCCATGCGCTATGCTGGAGGCATTCCTGGTTATCTACCTCCTTATACCGCAAACAGGCACTCTGCAGCATCTTCAGATGTCAGTTCAAATACAGGGGGTCAAGTTGAAG GTCCACCTGGtgctaatttatttatttaccaCATTCCTCAAGAATTTGGTGATCAAGAGCTTGCAAACACATTTCAACAATTTGGTACGGTCTTGAGTGCCAAAGTTTTTGTGGACAAAGTTACTGGTGTTAGTAAATGTTTTG GATTTGTAAGTTATGACTCTCCAGATGCTGCACAATCCGCAATCAAAATGATGAATGGTTTCCAACTAGATGGGAAAAAGTTGAAGGTTCAGCTTAAAAGAGAAAATAAACAGAACAAACCTTATTGA
- the LOC132608340 gene encoding short-chain dehydrogenase reductase 3c-like isoform X1, which produces MLRIRSRIIFISGSLLRQTSNNKFSTHSERKLEGKVAMITGAASGIGKETAAKFISHGAKVIIADIQRRLGQETASELGLNATFVPCDVTKESDISDVVDFAVSKHGQLDIMYNNAGIACRTPLSVVDLDLARFDQVMAINIRGVVAGIKHAARVMIPRGSGCILCTGSVTGVMGGLAQPTYSTTKSCVIGIVRSITGELCKNGIRINCISPFAIPTAFSLDEMKGYFPGLEPEDLTKILHGASELKGAYCEPIDVANAALFLASEDAKFISGQNLVVDGGFTSFKSLNLSHLVQ; this is translated from the exons atgcTGAGGATAAGATCAAG GATCATCTTCATTTCTGGATCATTGCTTCGTCAAACCTCCAATAACAAGTTTTCTACCCACTCAGAAAG GAAACTAGAAGGGAAGGTAGCAATGATCACAGGTGCTGCAAGTGGCATAGGAAAAGAAACCGCCGCTAAATTCATCAGCCATGGTGCCAAGGTGATAATAGCTGATATACAAAGGCGGCTCGGCCAAGAAACGGCAAGTGAGCTCGGACTAAACGCCACGTTTGTGCCATGCGACGTCACAAAAGAATCTGACATTTCCGACGTTGTGGATTTTGCCGTTTCCAAACATGGACAACTCGACATAATGTACAACAATGCAG GGATAGCATGCCGAACTCCGCTGAGCGTAGTGGACCTTGACCTTGCCCGATTCGACCAAGTCATGGCCATCAATATCCGAGGCGTAGTGGCGGGGATCAAGCACGCCGCTCGGGTGATGATCCCACGGGGAAGTGGTTGCATTTTGTGCACGGGCAGCGTGACCGGTGTGATGGGAGGGCTAGCACAGCCTACTTATTCAACGACCAAATCATGCGTAATAGGAATTGTGAGGTCCATTACAGGGGAGCTGTGCAAGAATGGAATAAGAATCAATTGCATATCTCCATTTGCCATTCCAACAGCCTTTTCGTTGGACGAGATGAAAGGCTACTTCCCAGGGCTGGAACCTGAGGATCTTACTAAAATTTTACACGGTGCTAGTGAGCTCAAAGGAGCATATTGTGAGCCCATTGATGTAGCCAATGCTGCTCTTTTCTTGGCTAGTGAAGATGCCAAGTTTATTAGTGGCCAAAATCTCGTGGTAGATGGTGGTTTCACCTCGTTTAAAAGTTTAAACTTATCCCATCTAGTACAATAA
- the LOC132608334 gene encoding bifunctional 3-dehydroquinate dehydratase/shikimate dehydrogenase, chloroplastic-like — MGFKHDLLVYTTLECESSEEMAASMHKAKQEGADLVELCIDSLTFSHIFEVELLLKQRTLPSIVSFRPNSPRNSCKENWKKTCLQVLKLAVELDVEFVEVDREVVSDEVVAELMSKRSNCKIIASSQVSGGNPTKERLCNLIINLQSTGADIIKLVIDVAYITDVAPVFHMLTHCQVPLIARAAGDRGLISQLLGPKYGAFFVCGSLGGKSTPGLPPLTSIKEVYKLEYVNPDTRVFGVISNPVGHSKGPLLHNPAFRHTGYNGIYVPLLVDNVKEFFRVFSCNDYAGFSVGLPHKEAAVRCCDEVDPLAKSIGAVNTIIRRPSDGKLIGYNTDCEACVTAIEDALRERQKTNGHASNVSPIAGKLFVLVGAGGAGRAIAFGAKSRGARVIIFNRKYERAKSLAAAVSGEALPYERLNDFCPEKGMILANASAVGMQPKTDQTPISKEALRSYELVFDAVYTPRNTRLLQEATEVGATVVSGVEMFVRQALGQFKLFTNGLAPVDFMRRIVYEQF; from the exons ATGGGTTTCAAGCACGACCTGTTGGTGTACACAACATTAGAATGTGAAAGCTCTGAGGAAATGGCAGCTTCTATGCACAAAGCTAAACAAGAAGGAGCAGATCTCGTCGAGCTTTGCATTGACTCCTTGACTTTCTCTCACATTTTTGAAGTTGAACTCCTCCTCAAACAAAGAACTTTACCCTCCATCGTTTCTTTCAG GCCAAATTCGCCGAGAAATTCTTGCAAAGAAAACTGGAAGAAAACATGTTTGCAAGTTCTCAAATTAGCTGTTGAATTGGACGTTGAGTTTGTCGAAGTCGATCGCGAG GTTGTTAGCGATGAAGTCGTGGCTGAACTGATGAGCAAGAGATCAAATTGCAAGATAATTGCTTCCAGTCAAGTGAGTGGTGGAAATCCAACTAAAGAGAGACTTTGTAATTTGATCATAAACCTGCAGTCTACAGGGGCAGATATCATCAAACTTGTGATTGATGTAGCTTATATTACAGATGTTGCACCAGTTTTCCATATGCTTACACATTGTCAG GTGCCTCTAATTGCTAGGGCAGCAGGGGATAGAGGTCTTATAAGCCAACTATTGGGTCCAAAATATGGTGCTTTCTTTGTTTGTGGATCTTTGGGAGGCAAATCCACCCCTGGCTTGCCACCGTTGACCAGCATTAAAGAGGTTTATAAACTGGAATATGTGAATCCAGATACTAGAGTTTTTGGCGTGATATCAAATCCTGTTGGCCATAGCAAAGGCCCTCTTCTGCACAACCCTGCCTTTAGGCATACAGGATACAATGGAATATATGTGCCACTACTAGTTGATAATGTCAAGGAGTTTTTCCGGGTTTTCTCATGCAATGACTATGCTGGTTTCAG TGTTGGTCTCCCACATAAGGAAGCAGCAGTACGGTGCTGTGATGAAGTTGATCCACTTGCTAAG TCTATAGGAGCTGTAAACACAATTATAAGGAGACCTTCTGACGGCAAGCTCATTGGTTACAACACAGATTGCGAGGCTTGTGTGACGGCAATTGAAGATGCACTTAGAG AGAGACAAAAGACCAATGGCCATGCATCAAATGTTTCTCCAATTGCTGGAAAATTGTTTGTATTAGTTGGAGCAGGTGGTGCAGGGCGAGCTATTGCCTTTGGTGCCAAAAGCAGAGGGGCAAGGGTTATAATATTCAACCGCAAATACG aGAGAGCAAAATCGCTGGCTGCAGCAGTATCTGGTGAAGCCCTGCCATATGAACGTCTAAACGATTTCTGCCCTGAGAAGGGAATGATTCTTGCAAATGCTTCTGCTGTGGGAATGCAGCCAAAGACTGATCAAACTCCTATATCCAAG GAGGCGTTGAGATCATACGAGCTAGTATTCGATGCAGTTTACACGCCTAGAAATACACGGTTATTGCAGGAGGCTACAGAGGTTGGAGCTACAGTGGTGAGTGGGGTTGAGATGTTTGTCAGGCAGGCACTTGGGCAGTTCAAATTGTTCACCAATGGATTAG CACCAGTAGACTTTATGCGGAGGATTGTATATGAACAATTTTGA
- the LOC132608316 gene encoding RNA-binding protein BRN1-like isoform X1, translating into MAEEERAREHSEESVKLFVGQVPKQMTEEQLMEMFKEFAVIEEVNIIKDKTTRASRGCCFVICPSREEADKAVTACHNKHTLPGASSPLQVKYADGELERLEHKLFVGMLPKNVSDPEVSSLFSQYGTITDLQILRGSQQTGRGYAFLKYEKKEQAIAAVEALNGKHTMEGSTVPLVVKWADTERERQARRAQKAFSQASNASNSGQHPSLYGSLSMGYMPPYNGYGYQTPGTYGLMQYRQPSVQNQPSFQNTVPSIDQRGTLRGVAPGLTPGIIPRNYAMSPGSYLASAYRAVQGLQYPMRYAGGIPGYLPPYTANRHSAASSDVSSNTGGQVEGPPGANLFIYHIPQEFGDQELANTFQQFGTVLSAKVFVDKVTGVSKCFGFVSYDSPDAAQSAIKMMNGFQLDGKKLKVQLKRENKQNKPY; encoded by the exons ATGGCTGAGGAGGAGAGAGCGCGTGAGCACAGCGAAGAGAGCGTGAAGCTGTTTGTAGGTCAAGTACCGAAGCAAATGACGGAAGAACAACTTATGGAGATGTTCAAAGAGTTTGCAGTTATTGAGGAAGTCAACATCATTAAAGACAAGACTACCCGCGCTTCTCGAG GATGTTGTTTTGTGATTTGCCCGTCGAGAGAAGAAGCGGACAAGGCTGTAACTGCTTGTCACAATAAACACACACTTCCTGGG GCTTCTAGTCCGTTGCAAGTGAAGTATGCTGATGGCGAGTTGGAAAGGCTAG AGCACAAGCTTTTTGTGGGTATGTTGCCAAAGAATGTTTCTGACCCCGAAGTCTCCTCCTTATTCTCCCAATATGGGACCATTACAGATTTGCAAATTCTCAGAGGTTCTCAGCAAACTGGTAGAG GATATGCTTTCCTGAAGTATGAGAAAAAAGAACAAGCAATTGCAGCAGTAGAGGCCCTTAATGGAAAGCATACCATGGAG GGTTCAACTGTCCCTTTGGTGGTCAAGTGGGCAGATACAGAAAGGGAAAGGCAAGCTAGGAGGGCTCAGAAAGCTTTCTCTCAGGCATCTAATGCTTCCAACTCTGGACAGCATCCGTCTTTATATGGATCTCTATCCATGGGTTATATGCCACCATATAATGGCTATGGTTATCAG ACTCCTGGGACATATGGGCTCATGCAGTACCGTCAACCATCAGTACAGAATCAACCTTCATTTCAGAATACGGTTCCATCCATAGACCAACGAGGTACTCTACGTGGAGTTGCACCTGGTCTAACACCTGGAATTATCCCAAGAAATTATGCCATGTCACCTGGAAGCTATCTGGCATCTGCTTACAGGGCTGTACAAGGGCTTCAATATCCCATGCGCTATGCTGGAGGCATTCCTGGTTATCTACCTCCTTATACCGCAAACAGGCACTCTGCAGCATCTTCAGATGTCAGTTCAAATACAGGGGGTCAAGTTGAAG GTCCACCTGGtgctaatttatttatttaccaCATTCCTCAAGAATTTGGTGATCAAGAGCTTGCAAACACATTTCAACAATTTGGTACGGTCTTGAGTGCCAAAGTTTTTGTGGACAAAGTTACTGGTGTTAGTAAATGTTTTG GATTTGTAAGTTATGACTCTCCAGATGCTGCACAATCCGCAATCAAAATGATGAATGGTTTCCAACTAGATGGGAAAAAGTTGAAGGTTCAGCTTAAAAGAGAAAATAAACAGAACAAACCTTATTGA